In Chitinophaga sp. HK235, a single window of DNA contains:
- the cydB gene encoding cytochrome d ubiquinol oxidase subunit II has translation METILGLDLPTWWFLVIGGLITGYGVLDGFDLGAGSLHLFFNKEESRRLVLNAIGPVWDGNEVWLVIAGGALFAGFPLVYGVILSTFYVPFMLFLVALIFRAISIEFRSKEPWTWWRKMWDISYTVSSTAITLLLGLVLGNLIHGLPLNSQHEFTGNLLTFFNPYAILIAFTTLSLFMLHGAIYLVMKTENRLYAKLTVLVNNCSKFFILCFILTSMATLIYIPHMTHQFKDHPQLFILPMVAVFTLLNIKRNIDSRKYFTAFFYSCIITSCLLILFAVGLYPNIVLSTTDPANSISIYDAASSTKSLKIMLLIAAIGTPLVIGYSIFVFWTFRGKVKLTDMSY, from the coding sequence ATGGAAACAATACTCGGACTGGACCTTCCCACCTGGTGGTTTTTAGTGATCGGCGGACTGATCACCGGTTATGGTGTACTGGATGGTTTTGACCTCGGTGCCGGATCTTTACACCTGTTCTTTAACAAGGAAGAAAGCCGCCGTCTGGTGCTGAATGCAATCGGGCCGGTATGGGATGGCAACGAAGTATGGCTGGTCATCGCCGGGGGAGCGTTGTTTGCCGGCTTTCCGCTCGTTTACGGAGTGATCCTTTCGACCTTTTACGTCCCTTTTATGTTGTTTCTGGTGGCGCTGATTTTCAGAGCTATCTCTATAGAATTCCGGAGCAAGGAACCCTGGACCTGGTGGCGTAAAATGTGGGATATCTCTTATACTGTTTCCAGTACTGCCATCACGTTGTTGCTGGGGCTGGTATTGGGTAACCTTATTCATGGGCTGCCGCTCAATAGTCAGCATGAATTTACCGGCAACCTGCTGACATTCTTCAATCCCTACGCTATTCTCATCGCTTTCACCACCTTGTCGCTGTTTATGTTACACGGTGCCATTTACCTCGTGATGAAAACCGAAAACCGGCTCTATGCCAAGCTCACAGTCCTGGTGAATAACTGCAGTAAGTTTTTCATTCTCTGTTTCATATTAACCTCGATGGCTACACTGATTTATATTCCACATATGACGCATCAGTTCAAGGACCATCCGCAGCTGTTTATTCTCCCGATGGTAGCGGTGTTTACCCTGCTCAACATCAAACGGAATATTGATTCCAGGAAATATTTCACCGCCTTTTTCTACTCCTGTATTATTACTTCTTGTCTGCTGATCCTCTTTGCGGTGGGACTGTATCCCAATATTGTGCTCTCTACCACAGACCCCGCTAATAGTATCAGCATCTATGATGCTGCCTCTTCCACAAAATCATTGAAAATAATGTTGCTGATAGCTGCCATCGGTACTCCGCTGGTAATTGGTTACAGTATTTTTGTTTTCTGGACTTTCAGAGGTAAGGTGAAGTTGACAGATATGAGCTATTAG
- a CDS encoding cytochrome ubiquinol oxidase subunit I, with amino-acid sequence MPSVEILSRIQFAFTIAFHYIYPPLSIGLGLCLVIMEGLYLKTGKLLYKEITKFWIKIFALIFGIGVATGIVMEFEFGTNWATYSHYVGDIFGSALAAEGIFAFAMESAFLGVLLFGWDRVHKAVHYFSTIMVAIGSALSALWIVIANSWQQTPAGYRIEGHALGARAVVTDFWEMVYNPSSIDRYAHVIIGSFLAGSFLVMSVAAWYILKKRFEAHAQAMFKVGLSVAVIAALMQLFTGHRSAHYVSKYQPAKLAAMEGHYDSLSVADMYIVGWVNNKTETTTGIKIPGGLSFLTHGSFSAPVEGLRATPPQDRPGAVNFVFQTYHIMISIGVTLIGLTLLALLLLWKKKLFEQRWLMIIFTWAVLLPQIANQMGWYAAEVGRQPWVVYKLLRTSDALSRKVTADQVMFSLILFTLVYVLLFALFLYLLNRKIQHGPDISGSKRDDDHDQYYPNNLENLPA; translated from the coding sequence ATGCCTTCCGTTGAAATACTATCCAGAATACAATTTGCTTTTACAATAGCATTCCATTACATCTATCCTCCGCTGAGTATCGGACTGGGCTTGTGTTTGGTGATAATGGAAGGTCTTTACCTGAAAACGGGGAAGTTATTGTATAAGGAAATCACCAAATTCTGGATTAAGATATTCGCCCTGATATTTGGCATAGGTGTGGCCACTGGTATTGTCATGGAATTTGAGTTTGGCACCAACTGGGCTACCTATTCACATTATGTAGGGGATATCTTCGGAAGCGCGCTGGCAGCGGAAGGGATTTTTGCTTTTGCGATGGAGTCCGCCTTCCTGGGAGTGCTGTTGTTTGGATGGGACCGCGTGCATAAAGCTGTACATTATTTTTCCACTATCATGGTAGCGATAGGCTCAGCCTTGTCTGCATTATGGATCGTGATTGCCAACTCCTGGCAACAAACCCCTGCCGGTTACCGCATAGAAGGACATGCGCTCGGTGCGCGCGCTGTAGTGACTGATTTCTGGGAGATGGTGTATAATCCTTCCAGCATAGACCGTTATGCCCATGTGATCATCGGCTCCTTTCTGGCGGGATCTTTCCTGGTGATGAGCGTTGCCGCCTGGTATATCCTAAAAAAACGTTTTGAAGCACATGCACAGGCTATGTTCAAAGTGGGCTTATCTGTAGCGGTGATAGCCGCGCTGATGCAGCTTTTCACCGGCCATCGCTCTGCACATTATGTCAGTAAATATCAGCCAGCCAAACTGGCCGCCATGGAAGGGCACTACGACAGCCTTTCCGTAGCAGATATGTATATCGTCGGCTGGGTCAATAATAAAACCGAAACCACTACTGGTATCAAAATTCCGGGCGGTCTTTCTTTCCTGACCCATGGCAGCTTTAGCGCCCCGGTGGAAGGATTGCGGGCTACTCCGCCACAGGACAGGCCCGGCGCTGTCAACTTCGTATTCCAGACCTATCACATCATGATCTCTATCGGCGTAACACTGATAGGGCTTACGTTGCTGGCACTGTTATTACTCTGGAAAAAGAAACTGTTTGAACAACGATGGCTGATGATCATCTTCACATGGGCTGTATTACTTCCGCAAATTGCTAATCAGATGGGATGGTATGCTGCTGAAGTAGGCCGCCAGCCCTGGGTAGTATATAAACTGTTACGCACCTCCGATGCTCTTTCCAGAAAGGTCACTGCCGATCAGGTTATGTTCTCCCTTATCCTCTTTACATTAGTATATGTGTTGCTGTTTGCGTTGTTCCTCTACCTGTTGAACCGTAAAATACAGCATGGGCCGGATATCAGCGGTAGCAAACGTGATGATGACCACGACCAGTACTATCCCAATAATCTCGAAAATCTCCCTGCTTAA
- a CDS encoding ATP-binding protein, with translation MSTLFNSDSKESGFRLQYLEIYNWGTFHNKIYRLNTNGQTSLLTGANGSGKTTLIDALLTLLVPAGKRFYNQSSGTDQRKDRGEESYFWGYYGKTFSEDSLQSKTEQLRNKDSNPYSVLLAYFYNAATMHQITLAQVRWYSGELKRQFIVSPHKLNINDHFGSGRFDMKGDWKKKLRLEYPKTEITDSFKEYASLFSNIFGLRSEKALSLFNQTVGIKVLGDLNTFIRSQMLEETDAEGEFLKLRENYDSLLSSHRAIQKDETQLKMLEPIISNKTAWQELQDRNRELQMLQDLLPAWFNKQEKDILENELEQLQKVQTKTASILTGINEHLQTLNLRKDELIAQKANNSVDEQLRSIEKSIHYEQKALEAKRNKMEEYNMLADKLELAPNPDEQQFHENIYGAEVLKGAHDKQLETLQEEMFHYKSSLTAERTQATRLEEEIDSFLNRKSNIPYELVRIRQQLADMLDVQEDDLPFAGELIRVKDSESHWENAIEKVLHNFGLRLLVPEEYIMDINRYINSNNLQTRLVYHKVEDESYTMLRMPTEKTSLLQKIEIKPGTIFKEWLENQLLDQFDYTCTDDMAVFNKSRKAVTSNGLTRQATRHEKDDRPNRSQQNSYVLGWNNKNKLRLLKAEQDECNSNIESLQHSISQLEDSRKAISTANTLMNAFLSLRNYSEINWQTHAGVIESFTREKAQLLKTSDKYQVICDQLDESIAHIQEKEKEKERALQEKGRIDDKAAEKLRHFNQLKVNKLDDISLQYVLEYLSDLSLTEPAETTAELAAYRKRADDNLKATLHDAMRQAAEKEAEITRQLSAFVMPSKAIHDAYPEWLGDVSDLQPHVKYLEEFTSLYENIKYQRLIEHKERFRKYMDTSMLNAITNYRAWIYGQEDLIREVMDDLNEPLRNITFNKNPDTYLQLECRHVKDVEIRNFKEKLSNAVPDSFKYHLEKDQVYGEQLFENIKVLITELQQNEAWRRKVTDVRNWLDFGAKEYYIADNKAFKYYEDTASLSGGEKAQFTYTILGAAIAYQFGINEANRQHRSLRFITVDEAFSKLDPEKSHYLMEYCGQLNLQLLVVTPLDKLNIAEPYIHACHFVANKNKRDSVVYNFTMEEYREKKKDFAITTATAD, from the coding sequence ATGTCAACCCTGTTCAACAGTGATTCCAAAGAAAGCGGTTTCCGGTTGCAGTATCTTGAAATATACAACTGGGGCACGTTTCATAATAAAATATACCGTCTCAACACCAATGGCCAGACTTCTCTGCTCACCGGTGCCAACGGTAGCGGTAAAACAACGCTCATCGACGCCCTGCTGACACTCCTCGTGCCAGCCGGTAAACGTTTCTATAACCAGTCTTCCGGTACCGACCAACGTAAAGACCGTGGAGAAGAATCCTACTTCTGGGGATATTACGGGAAAACATTTTCCGAAGACTCCCTGCAGTCCAAAACAGAGCAGCTCCGTAATAAAGACAGCAACCCGTATTCCGTGCTGCTGGCCTATTTCTATAATGCTGCCACCATGCACCAGATCACCCTGGCGCAGGTAAGATGGTATTCGGGAGAATTAAAAAGACAATTCATCGTATCTCCTCATAAACTCAATATCAACGACCACTTCGGCAGTGGCAGGTTTGATATGAAAGGAGACTGGAAAAAGAAGCTCCGCCTCGAATATCCGAAAACGGAAATCACCGACAGCTTCAAGGAATACGCCTCTCTCTTCAGTAACATCTTTGGCCTCAGAAGTGAAAAAGCCCTTTCACTTTTTAACCAGACCGTCGGTATCAAAGTACTGGGAGACCTCAACACCTTCATCCGTAGCCAGATGCTGGAAGAAACAGATGCGGAAGGCGAATTCCTCAAACTGCGCGAAAACTACGACAGCCTGCTGTCCAGCCACCGCGCCATCCAGAAAGATGAAACCCAGCTGAAAATGCTGGAGCCCATCATCTCCAATAAAACCGCCTGGCAGGAGCTACAGGACAGAAACCGCGAGCTGCAGATGCTCCAGGACCTGCTGCCTGCCTGGTTCAACAAACAGGAAAAAGATATCCTGGAAAATGAGCTGGAACAACTGCAGAAAGTACAAACGAAAACCGCGAGCATCCTCACCGGCATCAACGAACACCTGCAAACGCTCAACCTCCGCAAAGATGAGCTTATAGCCCAGAAGGCCAACAACAGCGTGGACGAACAACTACGTTCCATCGAAAAATCCATCCACTACGAACAAAAGGCCCTCGAAGCCAAACGTAACAAGATGGAAGAGTACAACATGCTGGCCGACAAGCTGGAACTCGCCCCCAATCCGGACGAACAGCAGTTCCATGAAAATATCTACGGTGCCGAGGTACTCAAAGGTGCCCACGACAAACAGCTGGAAACCCTCCAGGAGGAAATGTTTCACTACAAAAGCAGCCTCACCGCCGAAAGAACACAGGCTACCCGGCTGGAAGAAGAAATCGACTCCTTCCTCAACCGTAAAAGCAACATTCCTTATGAACTCGTCCGTATCCGCCAGCAGCTGGCTGATATGCTCGATGTACAGGAAGATGACCTGCCTTTTGCCGGTGAACTGATCAGGGTAAAAGACAGTGAAAGCCACTGGGAAAACGCCATCGAGAAAGTGTTGCACAACTTCGGTTTGCGTCTCCTCGTTCCTGAAGAGTATATCATGGACATCAACCGGTATATCAACTCCAATAACCTGCAAACCCGCCTGGTTTATCATAAGGTGGAAGACGAGAGTTATACCATGCTGAGGATGCCCACAGAAAAAACAAGCCTCCTGCAGAAAATAGAAATCAAACCCGGCACCATCTTCAAGGAATGGCTGGAAAACCAGCTGCTGGACCAGTTTGATTACACCTGCACAGATGATATGGCCGTCTTCAACAAATCGCGCAAAGCCGTTACTTCCAACGGACTAACGCGACAGGCTACACGCCACGAAAAAGATGACCGCCCTAACCGTTCCCAGCAAAACAGTTATGTACTGGGTTGGAACAACAAAAACAAACTGCGGCTCCTGAAAGCAGAACAGGATGAGTGCAACAGCAACATCGAATCATTACAGCACAGCATCTCACAGCTGGAAGATAGCCGTAAGGCCATCTCTACCGCCAATACGCTGATGAATGCCTTCCTGTCGCTCCGCAACTACAGCGAAATCAACTGGCAAACACATGCCGGCGTCATCGAATCCTTTACCCGCGAAAAAGCACAGCTGCTCAAAACCAGCGACAAATACCAGGTAATATGTGATCAACTCGATGAATCCATCGCCCACATCCAGGAAAAAGAGAAAGAAAAGGAAAGAGCCCTGCAGGAAAAAGGCCGCATCGATGATAAAGCCGCAGAAAAACTGCGTCACTTCAATCAGCTCAAAGTAAACAAGCTCGACGACATATCCCTGCAATATGTGCTGGAATACCTGTCGGACCTGTCACTCACCGAACCGGCCGAAACCACCGCAGAACTGGCAGCCTACCGCAAACGGGCCGATGACAACCTGAAAGCTACCCTGCACGATGCCATGCGCCAGGCCGCAGAAAAAGAAGCCGAAATCACCCGGCAGCTGTCTGCTTTCGTGATGCCTTCAAAAGCCATCCACGACGCCTATCCCGAATGGCTCGGTGATGTCAGCGACCTGCAGCCGCATGTGAAATACCTCGAAGAATTTACATCGCTGTACGAAAACATCAAGTACCAGCGCCTCATAGAGCATAAAGAACGTTTCCGTAAATACATGGACACCAGTATGCTCAACGCCATCACCAACTACCGTGCATGGATATACGGCCAGGAAGACCTCATCCGTGAAGTGATGGACGATCTCAACGAACCACTCCGTAACATCACCTTCAACAAAAATCCGGATACTTATCTCCAGCTGGAATGCCGTCATGTGAAAGACGTAGAGATCAGAAACTTCAAGGAAAAACTGAGCAATGCCGTGCCGGACTCCTTTAAATACCATCTCGAAAAAGATCAGGTATACGGCGAACAACTCTTCGAAAACATCAAAGTACTCATCACCGAATTACAGCAAAATGAGGCATGGCGCCGTAAAGTAACAGACGTCCGTAACTGGCTCGACTTCGGTGCCAAAGAGTACTACATCGCAGACAATAAGGCCTTCAAATACTACGAAGACACGGCCAGCCTCTCCGGTGGAGAAAAGGCCCAGTTCACCTACACCATCCTGGGTGCTGCCATCGCGTACCAGTTTGGTATCAATGAAGCCAACCGCCAGCACCGCAGCCTGCGCTTCATCACAGTAGACGAAGCCTTCAGTAAACTGGACCCGGAAAAAAGCCATTACCTCATGGAATACTGCGGCCAGCTCAACCTGCAGCTGCTGGTAGTAACACCACTCGACAAACTCAACATCGCTGAACCTTATATTCACGCCTGTCACTTTGTTGCCAATAAAAACAAACGCGACTCTGTAGTGTACAACTTCACCATGGAGGAATATAGAGAGAAGAAGAAAGACTTCGCAATCACAACCGCAACCGCTGATTAA
- a CDS encoding DUF3375 domain-containing protein, translating to MTYDQLCNLYAQSVTLKILRARSAPMMLSFFHQTFKEKNHTTVPNVELVTRLSDYLVITGYRATDDEIDATGLLDNEDERARKYIEQWSNKGFLRKYPDDDGNDIHELSSDMEKVMHWVSTLQKREFVGTESRFKDIFSKLKELVDQSNKDPKQRIQELERKKFEIEQEIKSITLSGRVQVFDDTQIKERCYDVNRMSRELLSDFKEVEQNFEQITQEIYRKQSERDIAKGTLLAYTLDSFEALRQKDQGKSFYSFWQFLMDENKQEEMRTLIEQLYALLEDRNIEYKNDRFLKKLKQFLHASGKKVIDANKKLSDKLSRVLSEKNLTDHRKAMELINDIRQLAFQTLDNIPGEEFYIEIESDPEIDMLDRWEMAEDKKTHPDVEFPDGLGGDDFSASDLDALFNHFNIDRTLLEDRINTQLQNKKQVSLKELVDIYGAEKGLTELITYFSIASQSSSHIILETPDPVSLGERIINMPMVLFTNSQN from the coding sequence ATGACTTATGATCAATTATGTAATCTATATGCCCAGTCAGTCACACTAAAGATACTCCGGGCACGTAGCGCGCCAATGATGTTGTCATTTTTTCACCAAACATTCAAGGAGAAAAACCATACTACCGTTCCCAATGTGGAACTGGTAACCCGTCTGTCGGACTACCTGGTGATCACCGGCTACCGGGCCACAGATGATGAAATAGACGCTACCGGCCTGCTCGACAACGAAGACGAAAGGGCCCGGAAATACATAGAACAATGGAGTAACAAGGGCTTCCTCCGGAAGTACCCCGACGACGATGGCAATGATATCCATGAGCTGAGCAGCGACATGGAAAAAGTGATGCACTGGGTGTCTACCCTTCAGAAAAGAGAATTTGTAGGCACAGAAAGCCGCTTTAAAGACATCTTCTCCAAACTGAAGGAACTGGTAGACCAGAGTAACAAAGACCCTAAACAGCGTATCCAGGAGCTGGAAAGAAAAAAGTTCGAGATAGAGCAGGAAATAAAAAGCATCACCCTCAGTGGCAGGGTACAGGTGTTCGACGATACGCAGATCAAAGAAAGATGTTACGACGTAAACCGCATGTCCCGCGAACTCCTGAGCGATTTTAAGGAAGTAGAACAGAACTTCGAACAGATCACCCAGGAAATTTACCGCAAACAAAGCGAACGGGATATCGCCAAAGGCACCCTCCTGGCCTATACCCTCGATTCTTTTGAAGCACTCCGCCAGAAAGACCAGGGCAAAAGTTTCTACTCCTTCTGGCAGTTCCTCATGGATGAAAACAAACAGGAGGAAATGAGGACGCTCATAGAACAGCTCTATGCGCTCCTGGAAGACCGGAACATCGAATACAAAAACGACCGCTTCCTTAAAAAACTCAAACAGTTTCTCCATGCCTCCGGCAAAAAAGTAATCGACGCCAACAAAAAACTCAGCGATAAGCTCAGCCGTGTGCTCAGTGAAAAAAATCTCACCGACCACCGCAAAGCCATGGAGCTGATCAACGATATACGGCAACTGGCTTTCCAGACACTCGACAATATTCCCGGAGAAGAGTTTTATATCGAAATAGAAAGCGATCCGGAAATAGATATGCTGGACCGCTGGGAGATGGCCGAAGACAAAAAAACTCACCCCGACGTGGAGTTCCCCGACGGACTTGGTGGCGACGACTTCTCTGCATCCGATCTCGATGCACTGTTCAATCATTTCAATATCGATCGTACCTTACTGGAAGATCGTATCAATACCCAACTGCAAAACAAAAAACAGGTTAGTTTGAAGGAACTGGTAGATATCTATGGCGCAGAAAAAGGACTCACAGAGCTCATCACCTATTTCTCCATCGCCAGCCAGTCATCCAGCCACATTATACTGGAAACGCCTGATCCGGTATCTCTGGGCGAACGTATCATTAACATGCCGATGGTACTGTTTACTAACTCACAAAACTAA
- a CDS encoding DUF4194 domain-containing protein, translated as MANNNISPFAHVFLKLMQGPVYEEDKAYWKDLLGWQTELSKYLNQVGLQLIINESDGFARILQPEADDSSGDKPLPRLMRKTRLTYEATLLCIVLREALDEFDIQGNGTRLFMTQKEIKERLTLFFKERNNKSKLLKDLNKPIISLLNIGILKATREDAANKELHQYEVKRVIKALVNNEKLEEIKSKLKLHVNPVQQ; from the coding sequence ATGGCCAATAACAATATTTCTCCCTTTGCACACGTGTTCCTCAAACTTATGCAGGGGCCTGTGTATGAAGAAGACAAAGCTTACTGGAAAGACCTCCTGGGCTGGCAGACAGAGCTCAGCAAATATCTCAACCAGGTAGGACTCCAACTCATCATCAACGAAAGCGATGGTTTCGCCCGCATCCTGCAACCGGAAGCAGACGACAGCTCCGGCGATAAACCGCTGCCACGACTCATGCGCAAAACCAGGCTCACCTACGAAGCCACCCTGCTCTGCATCGTGCTGCGTGAAGCCCTCGATGAATTTGATATCCAGGGCAATGGCACCCGGTTGTTCATGACACAAAAAGAAATCAAGGAAAGACTCACCTTATTCTTCAAGGAACGTAACAATAAATCCAAACTGCTGAAAGATCTCAACAAGCCTATCATCAGCCTGCTCAACATAGGCATCCTGAAGGCTACCCGGGAAGATGCAGCCAATAAGGAACTGCATCAGTATGAAGTGAAAAGAGTGATCAAAGCTTTGGTCAACAACGAAAAACTGGAAGAAATAAAATCAAAATTAAAATTGCATGTCAACCCTGTTCAACAGTGA